Proteins from a genomic interval of Phycisphaerae bacterium:
- a CDS encoding pitrilysin family protein, translated as MIRKCLIVFALLIVTDRTSAQEVKYEKYQLSNGMTVILHEDHSLPVACINTWFYVGSKDEAPGRSGFAHLFEHLMFMGTRRVPGNAFDVLMETEGGFNNASTSEDRTNYFSFGPSSLLPTLLWLDADRLEDLGKEMTKEKLDKQREVVRNERRQTSEMRPYGRADLKIGELMYPPEHPYHHTVIGSHEDLEAATVRDVTDFFAAYYVPNNASLVVAGDFDPKIIMPLIEKLFGTLPRAAQPAHKTAEPITLSEVRRVTYTDSVQFPRTTMVYHSPAHFAPGDAEMDLAAAVLSDGISSRLYQRLIYTDKLATAVEANQQSSLLGSLFTIEVTARQEVSLDKVEAATDEVIAEFLAQGPTAEELERQKAKIEYATITGLQSLLNKADSLNEYNFAFGEPDGFKRDLDRYRQATTDGVRDWARKVLTQDARLIMRVLPEKTAVELTTARDKRPETAAAAAFTPQAPQSFTLSNGIPVRHWKKSELPLVSVLLQIDGGAMEDSPAQSGRAFLTASMLDEGAGPLGAIEFADALDKLGADFSASAGQETTSVRLSVLKRNLDQGLALFSDAVLRPRFEEKEWDREKRLHLEGLKRAEDRPQQVAGRVGLRAFYGDDHPYGRPAEGTVDTVENLSVEALKACHAELLIPSRATLFIAGDLTADEAKASLEKVLADWKNDSSARSAARPPRQALPPPANSALRVVVVDKPDAVQTVIRFFMPGPTYASPDRIKLELFNTILGGSFTSRLNQNLREDHGYTYGARCGYTMTPRTGYFSAGCDVQAEHTGAALAEFLKEFKKIRGGDVSDEEAGKARETNRMELIQSFEGLNGILSQAALLEQNGLPFSTLGDDLAAISNQSAGGLNKLASAAVPLEQALLVLVGKKSLIEEQIKKLPFPTPTELTARGEPVTAPTQGTN; from the coding sequence ATGATCCGAAAATGCTTGATTGTCTTCGCTCTCCTCATCGTAACGGACAGGACTTCGGCCCAGGAAGTCAAGTACGAGAAATACCAGTTGTCCAACGGCATGACCGTCATCCTCCACGAGGACCACAGCCTGCCCGTCGCCTGCATCAACACTTGGTTCTACGTCGGCTCCAAGGACGAGGCCCCGGGGCGGAGCGGGTTCGCGCACCTCTTCGAGCATCTCATGTTCATGGGCACCCGCCGCGTGCCCGGAAACGCCTTCGACGTGCTCATGGAGACCGAGGGCGGCTTCAATAATGCGTCAACCTCTGAGGACCGGACAAACTACTTCTCGTTCGGGCCCTCGAGCCTCCTGCCGACGCTGCTCTGGTTGGACGCTGATCGCCTGGAAGATCTCGGCAAGGAGATGACCAAGGAGAAGCTGGACAAGCAGCGCGAGGTCGTCCGCAACGAGCGCCGGCAGACCAGCGAAATGCGCCCCTATGGCAGGGCGGATCTAAAGATCGGCGAACTCATGTACCCGCCCGAGCACCCCTATCACCATACCGTAATCGGGTCGCACGAAGATCTGGAAGCCGCAACCGTCCGCGACGTGACGGATTTTTTCGCGGCCTATTACGTGCCGAATAATGCCTCGCTGGTGGTGGCGGGCGACTTTGATCCGAAGATCATCATGCCGCTGATCGAGAAGCTCTTCGGCACTTTGCCGCGCGCGGCTCAACCGGCGCACAAGACCGCCGAACCCATCACGCTGTCCGAAGTCCGTCGCGTGACCTACACCGACTCGGTGCAGTTCCCGCGGACGACGATGGTCTATCACAGCCCCGCGCACTTCGCCCCCGGCGATGCGGAGATGGACCTCGCCGCTGCGGTCCTCAGTGACGGGATCTCCAGCCGCCTGTACCAGCGGTTGATTTACACGGACAAACTGGCCACGGCGGTCGAGGCGAATCAGCAATCCAGCCTGCTGGGCTCATTATTCACCATCGAGGTAACGGCCCGCCAGGAAGTCTCGTTGGACAAGGTCGAGGCCGCGACGGATGAGGTCATCGCCGAGTTCCTCGCCCAGGGGCCCACGGCGGAGGAGCTGGAGCGCCAAAAAGCGAAGATCGAATACGCGACGATCACCGGCCTGCAATCCCTTCTCAACAAGGCGGACAGCCTCAACGAATACAACTTCGCCTTCGGCGAGCCCGACGGCTTCAAACGTGATCTGGATCGTTATCGCCAGGCGACGACCGACGGCGTCCGCGACTGGGCGCGCAAGGTGCTGACACAGGATGCCCGGCTCATCATGCGGGTCCTGCCCGAAAAGACTGCCGTCGAGTTGACCACGGCCCGCGACAAGCGACCGGAAACCGCCGCCGCGGCCGCCTTCACGCCGCAGGCGCCCCAATCCTTCACGCTATCCAACGGAATACCCGTGCGGCATTGGAAAAAGTCGGAGTTGCCGCTGGTCAGCGTGCTCCTGCAGATCGACGGCGGCGCGATGGAGGATTCGCCCGCCCAGTCAGGTCGCGCCTTCTTGACGGCCAGCATGTTGGACGAGGGCGCGGGCCCGCTGGGCGCCATCGAATTCGCCGACGCGCTCGACAAGCTCGGCGCGGACTTCAGCGCCTCGGCGGGCCAGGAAACGACCAGCGTGCGGCTCTCGGTCCTCAAGCGGAACCTCGACCAGGGTCTCGCCCTCTTCAGCGACGCCGTTTTGCGGCCGCGCTTCGAGGAGAAGGAGTGGGACCGAGAGAAACGACTGCACCTCGAGGGGCTCAAACGCGCGGAGGATCGACCGCAACAAGTCGCGGGGCGCGTCGGTCTGCGCGCTTTCTACGGCGACGATCACCCTTACGGCCGGCCCGCCGAGGGCACGGTCGACACCGTCGAGAATCTGTCCGTCGAAGCCCTCAAGGCCTGTCATGCCGAGCTGCTGATCCCGTCCCGGGCGACGTTGTTCATCGCCGGCGACTTGACCGCCGATGAAGCCAAGGCGTCCCTGGAAAAGGTACTGGCTGATTGGAAAAACGACTCGTCGGCGCGAAGTGCCGCCCGCCCCCCCCGCCAGGCCTTGCCGCCTCCGGCAAACTCGGCGCTACGCGTCGTCGTCGTCGACAAGCCCGACGCGGTGCAGACGGTCATCCGCTTTTTCATGCCGGGTCCGACCTACGCCTCACCCGACCGCATCAAGCTGGAGCTGTTCAACACCATCCTCGGCGGCAGCTTCACCAGCCGCCTGAATCAGAACCTCCGCGAGGATCACGGCTATACCTACGGTGCTCGCTGCGGATACACCATGACGCCGCGAACGGGCTATTTCTCCGCCGGCTGCGACGTGCAGGCCGAACACACCGGCGCGGCGCTGGCCGAATTCCTCAAGGAGTTCAAGAAGATTCGGGGCGGAGACGTCTCCGACGAAGAGGCCGGCAAGGCCCGTGAGACCAATCGAATGGAATTGATCCAGTCGTTCGAAGGGCTCAACGGAATCCTTTCGCAAGCGGCGCTCCTGGAGCAGAACGGCCTGCCGTTCTCGACGCTCGGCGACGATCTGGCGGCGATCTCCAATCAGTCGGCGGGCGGACTCAACAAACTGGCCTCTGCCGCCGTCCCCTTGGAGCAGGCGCTCCTGGTCCTCGTCGGAAAA
- a CDS encoding glycosyltransferase family 2 protein — protein MKLIVQIPCLNEEETLPATLRDIPRQIPGIDKVEILIIDDGCTDRTLEVARANGVDHIIKFPGNRGLGHAFAAGMDRCLSLGADIIVNTDGDNQYFGGDIPRLVQPILEGRAHLVIGDREPDKVAHFSFVKKKLQILGSKVVSVLADVPVPDVASGFRAYSREAAMRLVCSTDFDHTVDHAIQAGRKHLITVSVPIRTNEKLRESRLFSNIGVFITRSVGIMVRVYSSYQAMKIFTAAGLVVMSVGVVIGLRFLYYFFFTDQHDLHIQSLILSAILLIAGFQMILTGIVADLINSSRAVLEDVSYRLRRLEDTRREE, from the coding sequence ATGAAGCTGATTGTCCAGATTCCCTGCTTGAACGAGGAGGAGACGCTGCCCGCCACGCTGCGCGACATTCCCCGCCAGATTCCGGGCATCGACAAGGTCGAGATCCTGATCATCGACGACGGCTGCACGGACCGGACGCTGGAGGTCGCCCGCGCGAATGGCGTCGATCACATCATCAAATTCCCCGGCAATCGCGGCCTGGGCCATGCCTTTGCGGCGGGGATGGACCGCTGTCTGTCGCTGGGGGCCGACATCATCGTCAATACCGACGGCGACAATCAGTATTTTGGAGGAGACATTCCCAGGCTCGTGCAGCCGATCCTGGAGGGGCGGGCGCATCTGGTGATCGGCGACCGCGAACCGGACAAGGTAGCGCACTTTTCATTCGTCAAGAAGAAACTACAAATTCTGGGGAGCAAAGTCGTCAGCGTTCTGGCGGATGTTCCCGTGCCGGATGTCGCCAGCGGCTTTCGGGCCTACAGCCGCGAGGCGGCGATGCGCCTGGTCTGCTCGACGGACTTCGATCACACCGTCGATCACGCCATCCAGGCGGGCCGCAAGCACCTGATCACGGTCAGCGTTCCGATCCGCACGAACGAGAAGCTTCGCGAGAGCCGACTGTTCTCGAACATCGGCGTGTTCATCACCCGCTCCGTCGGCATCATGGTGCGGGTCTATTCATCGTATCAAGCGATGAAGATCTTCACCGCCGCCGGGCTCGTAGTGATGTCGGTCGGCGTGGTCATCGGCCTGCGCTTTCTGTACTACTTTTTCTTCACGGACCAGCACGATCTGCACATCCAGTCGCTCATCCTGAGCGCGATCCTGCTCATTGCGGGGTTTCAGATGATCCTCACGGGCATCGTCGCCGACCTCATCAACAGCAGCCGGGCGGTGCTGGAGGATGTGTCGTATCGGTTAAGACGGTTGGAAGATACCCGACGCGAGGAATGA
- the serA gene encoding phosphoglycerate dehydrogenase, which yields MKVLVADMIAEEGLARLREVPGFSAEVRTGLSADQLAQIVGEYDGMIIRSSVQVGAPVLARPGRLKVIARAGVGVDNVDVAAATAAGVLVINTPDANTISTAEHTIAMLLSILRSLPQAHAHVVEGKWERKKFVGRQAAGKVLGIVGLGRVGRAVAERAIGLKMNVMAYDPLLSTDTALEGRVQVVRSLDDLLPQIDCLTLHAAMTPESRGMIGAEQLTRMKKSAVVINCARGGLVDETALAALLNAGRLAGAAVDVFFAEPPRDSPLLTCKNIVLTPHLGASTEEAQTAVSTEAVESLIDFLQNGVIRGAVNVAGLPAHLSARDRAYLDLTSRMAAILAPLCGGGIDRVDVMTHGGDALTALCPTLALHAVAELMSPHIEGRLNLVNARSFAQQRGIEVHHAAHSSRREFFEIVTLKIEHGGEVHHVEGAVFLDGVPRILAIDGYRMEMVPEGLLVLIFNDDRPGVIGLVGTLFGDHQINIADMALSRRARTALMLLKIDGAVPEAVLEELKNAAPILSVRTVQLAALRKEEGSR from the coding sequence ATGAAAGTCCTCGTCGCCGACATGATCGCCGAAGAAGGGCTCGCGAGGTTGCGCGAAGTGCCGGGGTTTTCGGCCGAGGTCCGCACGGGACTGAGTGCCGATCAGCTTGCCCAGATCGTCGGCGAATACGACGGGATGATCATCCGATCGAGCGTACAGGTCGGCGCGCCGGTGCTGGCCCGGCCCGGGCGGCTCAAAGTCATTGCCCGCGCCGGCGTCGGTGTGGATAACGTCGATGTCGCGGCGGCGACAGCGGCCGGCGTCCTCGTCATCAATACGCCGGATGCCAATACCATCTCCACCGCCGAACACACTATTGCCATGCTGCTGTCCATCCTGCGCAGTCTTCCGCAGGCCCACGCGCACGTCGTCGAGGGCAAATGGGAGCGCAAAAAGTTTGTCGGACGACAGGCGGCCGGGAAGGTATTGGGCATCGTCGGACTGGGACGCGTCGGGCGGGCCGTCGCCGAGCGGGCCATCGGACTGAAAATGAACGTCATGGCGTATGACCCGCTGCTGAGCACGGACACCGCTCTTGAAGGCCGGGTGCAGGTCGTCCGCAGCCTGGATGATCTCCTGCCGCAGATCGACTGCCTCACGCTTCACGCGGCCATGACGCCGGAAAGCAGGGGCATGATCGGCGCCGAACAACTCACGCGGATGAAAAAGTCCGCCGTCGTGATCAATTGCGCCCGCGGCGGGCTGGTTGATGAGACGGCCCTGGCCGCGCTGCTCAATGCCGGTCGCCTCGCCGGCGCGGCGGTGGACGTGTTTTTCGCGGAGCCGCCCCGGGACAGTCCCCTGCTGACGTGCAAAAACATCGTCCTGACCCCGCATCTGGGCGCATCCACGGAGGAGGCACAGACGGCGGTGTCTACCGAAGCGGTCGAATCGCTGATCGACTTTCTGCAAAACGGCGTGATCCGCGGAGCGGTCAACGTCGCGGGGCTTCCGGCGCACCTTTCCGCGCGCGACCGCGCGTATCTGGACCTGACGAGCCGAATGGCGGCGATCCTGGCGCCGTTGTGTGGCGGCGGGATCGACCGCGTGGATGTGATGACCCACGGCGGCGATGCGCTCACGGCGCTGTGTCCGACGCTGGCCCTGCACGCCGTGGCCGAGCTCATGAGCCCGCACATCGAAGGGCGGTTGAACCTCGTCAATGCGCGCAGCTTTGCGCAGCAACGGGGGATCGAGGTCCATCACGCGGCCCATTCGAGCCGGCGCGAGTTCTTCGAGATCGTCACCCTTAAAATCGAGCACGGCGGCGAGGTGCATCACGTCGAGGGCGCGGTCTTCCTCGACGGCGTGCCGCGCATTTTGGCCATCGACGGCTACCGCATGGAAATGGTGCCGGAGGGACTGCTCGTGCTGATCTTCAACGACGATCGACCGGGCGTGATCGGGCTCGTGGGAACGCTGTTCGGCGATCACCAGATCAATATCGCGGATATGGCGCTCTCGCGGCGGGCCAGGACCGCGCTCATGCTCCTCAAGATAGATGGCGCCGTGCCGGAAGCCGTCCTGGAGGAACTAAAGAACGCGGCGCCCATCCTGTCCGTCAGGACGGTGCAACTCGCGGCGCTGCGAAAGGAAGAGGGATCGAGATAG
- a CDS encoding NAD(P)-dependent oxidoreductase: MKVLIADKFESWGLDELRAAGFEVVCDPGLNGSALRDALIQTRAAVLIVRSTEVTADMFEASPHLGLVIRAGAGFNTIDVGAASQCGVYVANCPGKNAVAVAELTFALILALDRRIVENVIDLRQGRWNKKEYSQARGLKGRTLGVIGLGQIGRAVVQRALSFEMKVIAWSRSLTAEQSDELSIVRCETPGQVAGNCDILTVHVAMTPDTRSIIDAAVLERLQPGSYFINTSRAEVVDYSALEKAVRERGIRVGLDVYPDEPESGQAAFHASIMNAGVVYGTHHIGASTDQAQNAIAAETIRIVRTFAATGQVPNGLNIETQAPASCQLVVRHYDKVGVLAAVLDHLRRANINVGAMTNSPFQGGKTAVAAIRLNQPIPAPVLQAIAGMKDLVIQAEVKEIGPVGPKGPSLP; this comes from the coding sequence ATGAAAGTCCTGATCGCGGACAAATTCGAATCGTGGGGCCTCGACGAGCTTCGCGCCGCCGGTTTTGAAGTCGTGTGCGATCCGGGCCTGAACGGCAGCGCCCTTCGCGACGCCCTGATCCAGACTCGGGCCGCCGTACTCATTGTCCGTAGCACCGAAGTCACGGCCGATATGTTCGAGGCCTCGCCCCATTTGGGGCTGGTGATTCGTGCCGGGGCCGGCTTCAACACCATCGACGTCGGGGCCGCCAGCCAGTGCGGAGTCTATGTCGCGAACTGTCCCGGCAAGAATGCGGTCGCCGTGGCGGAACTGACTTTTGCACTCATCCTCGCCCTCGACCGCCGCATCGTCGAAAACGTCATCGATCTGCGACAAGGTCGCTGGAATAAAAAGGAGTATTCCCAGGCCCGCGGGCTCAAGGGGCGGACACTGGGCGTCATCGGCCTCGGACAGATCGGCCGAGCCGTCGTGCAAAGGGCCCTGTCGTTTGAGATGAAGGTGATCGCGTGGAGCCGGTCGCTTACGGCGGAGCAGTCCGACGAGCTGTCCATCGTTCGCTGCGAGACGCCGGGCCAGGTGGCGGGCAATTGCGACATCCTCACGGTCCATGTGGCGATGACGCCGGACACCCGGAGCATCATCGACGCGGCCGTGCTGGAACGGCTCCAACCGGGCAGCTATTTCATCAATACGTCGCGGGCCGAGGTGGTGGATTATTCCGCGCTGGAGAAGGCCGTCCGCGAACGGGGGATTCGCGTGGGATTGGATGTCTATCCGGACGAGCCGGAGTCCGGCCAGGCGGCCTTCCACGCCTCGATCATGAACGCCGGCGTCGTCTACGGCACACATCACATCGGCGCGTCCACGGACCAGGCACAAAACGCGATCGCCGCAGAGACCATTCGGATCGTGCGGACATTTGCCGCGACCGGCCAAGTGCCCAACGGTCTCAATATCGAGACGCAGGCACCGGCTAGTTGCCAGCTCGTCGTGCGCCATTATGACAAAGTCGGGGTGCTCGCCGCGGTACTCGACCACCTCCGCCGGGCGAATATCAACGTGGGCGCCATGACAAACTCGCCGTTCCAGGGCGGCAAGACCGCCGTCGCCGCCATTCGTCTCAATCAGCCTATTCCCGCTCCGGTCCTTCAGGCGATCGCCGGGATGAAGGATCTGGTCATTCAGGCGGAGGTGAAGGAAATAGGTCCAGTTGGACCTAAAGGACCCAGTCTCCCATGA
- a CDS encoding ABC transporter permease → MATATTTAGKLSRFSDFSRRVVASFGDFCIFSGETFWWTSRDLGKPQLWRLLMPQLYEVGYRSLPVVLITGAFVGMVLAVQAIEQFRAVGLEERMGAVVNISVVRELGPVLAGVMLAGRVGGALTAELGTMKVTEQIDALRSMGVDPVNYLVVPRVFACILLTPVLTLYADLTGSIGGWFISVVQRGVDSGPYWEFTEMSVDTFDLMSGVLKAFFFGAALGLISCYKGFFCRPGAEGVGRACTESFVASFIAILALDYFLAELLQTISVRLWGFRSFI, encoded by the coding sequence TTGGCCACTGCCACAACCACAGCCGGTAAACTTTCCCGCTTCAGCGACTTTTCGCGCCGCGTGGTCGCCAGCTTCGGCGATTTTTGCATTTTCTCCGGTGAGACGTTTTGGTGGACCAGCCGCGATTTGGGCAAGCCGCAACTCTGGCGCTTGCTGATGCCGCAGTTGTACGAAGTCGGCTACCGTTCGCTTCCGGTCGTGCTCATCACGGGGGCTTTCGTGGGCATGGTCCTCGCCGTCCAGGCCATCGAACAATTTCGCGCCGTCGGCCTCGAAGAGCGCATGGGCGCGGTGGTCAATATTTCCGTCGTCCGCGAGTTGGGGCCGGTCCTCGCCGGCGTTATGCTTGCCGGCCGCGTCGGCGGGGCGCTGACCGCCGAGTTGGGCACCATGAAAGTGACGGAGCAAATCGACGCCCTCCGCAGCATGGGCGTCGACCCGGTCAATTACCTCGTCGTCCCGCGCGTGTTCGCCTGTATCCTGCTGACCCCGGTTCTGACGCTCTACGCCGACCTGACCGGCTCGATCGGCGGCTGGTTCATTTCCGTCGTCCAGCGCGGCGTCGACAGCGGTCCCTATTGGGAATTCACCGAGATGTCGGTCGATACGTTCGATCTGATGTCGGGCGTGCTCAAGGCTTTCTTTTTCGGCGCGGCCCTCGGTCTGATCAGTTGTTACAAGGGCTTTTTCTGCCGGCCGGGTGCGGAGGGCGTCGGCCGGGCTTGCACGGAGTCGTTCGTCGCGTCCTTCATCGCCATCCTCGCCCTTGACTACTTCCTCGCCGAACTGCTCCAAACCATCAGCGTTCGGTTGTGGGGCTTCCGCAGCTTCATCTAG
- a CDS encoding ABC transporter ATP-binding protein: MGESNNEPIIELRGVSKRFGSLTVLDKLDLAFEKGKTTVIIGESGTGKSVLLKHIVMLLRPDSGEVYFHGKRVDNRSEVELVEVRRRFGVLFQMGALFDSMTVEENVAFPILQHNDKPPADLKETVTQKLKMVGLEGLERRRPGEISGGQKKRVALARAVALDPEVILYDEPTTGLDPVRADVINEMILKLKQELNVTGIVVTHDMTSAFKVGDRIVMLHHGKIIADEEPEWYRKCKDPVVRRFVDGQADMKDLAALEAV, from the coding sequence ATGGGCGAATCCAACAACGAGCCAATCATCGAGTTGCGGGGCGTAAGCAAACGCTTTGGCTCGTTGACCGTCCTGGACAAGCTCGACCTGGCCTTTGAAAAAGGCAAGACGACAGTCATCATCGGTGAATCGGGCACCGGCAAGAGCGTGCTGCTCAAGCACATCGTGATGCTGCTTCGTCCGGACAGCGGTGAGGTCTATTTCCACGGAAAACGCGTGGACAACCGTTCCGAAGTCGAGCTGGTCGAAGTTCGCCGCCGCTTCGGAGTACTTTTCCAGATGGGGGCCCTGTTCGACTCGATGACGGTCGAGGAAAATGTCGCCTTCCCCATCCTTCAGCACAATGACAAGCCGCCCGCCGATCTCAAGGAGACGGTCACCCAGAAGCTGAAGATGGTCGGGCTCGAGGGGCTCGAACGCCGGCGGCCGGGAGAGATTTCGGGCGGCCAGAAGAAGCGCGTGGCCCTGGCACGGGCCGTCGCGCTCGATCCGGAAGTCATTCTCTACGATGAGCCGACGACCGGCCTGGACCCCGTGCGGGCCGATGTCATTAATGAGATGATCCTGAAGCTCAAGCAGGAATTGAATGTGACCGGCATCGTCGTGACGCATGACATGACCAGCGCCTTTAAAGTGGGCGACCGCATCGTGATGCTCCATCACGGCAAGATCATCGCGGACGAAGAGCCGGAATGGTATCGAAAGTGCAAAGATCCCGTGGTTCGCCGCTTTGTAGACGGGCAGGCCGACATGAAGGACTTGGCGGCCTTGGAAGCGGTCTAA
- a CDS encoding TerB N-terminal domain-containing protein: MDYAFEIRVGAAHSIRGGSPAELRWLGKGQTLRVHGLEIKDPLTYTGTTGVGFEPADPSQIDPVLAATPATSAIDLPYWPWFAALNSEQRCLYLKWLASDRRSLPPTDGYLFLYYYGLERRVLVDGEDKALVFAEVYRLRKMHAAQSPRRPRNSFQNYSTAFLWYMIAKYSNSVGFEAVSKIVNSTAVWTEDALETALAWFALRAAPLPSWMAYVVAAESGLSQHSVVIKRAETQFNELFTKRFETEFGDRLILKASKRDKSITYRPASAALTPSTVRLPGVLTANAQIRRLSAIWNECVEELRRFSSVVRNAQDQDALTPAAWEALPPDLRKATEHPLAQSMFALVAKQTDESGQVFLKVSDLAALADLGSRQRLTPTQSRSLASMAEYAGFGIEPDARLTGRGYYWEEPLAVFPQAYSGEPDHSRYGAAACMLRLGVEIAEADGKINDGELHRVMEQIEAGFELNDHERRRLEALRSLLLKTGSDVAGLGKRLQKVMGEEARRNVGRLLVAVAGIDGVISKGELTALRRCYRALGLGPDLLEGAIAELAPELSDAPVVVQRGRRRGEGEAIPAPPPKEEGVRLDRNRVMQIMAETREVSILLAEAMRREDDEGEKECDQGGRAAVIAATPQSVSAPVVVVSPAPPNPGAAVPTGDLPARYAAFFEVLRTRPSWNKAEAGKLAREHAHMLAGALEAINDWAFERVGVPIINEDGDSVRIDQSILKEVTVP, translated from the coding sequence ATGGATTACGCCTTTGAAATCCGAGTTGGTGCAGCCCATTCGATCAGGGGCGGGTCGCCTGCAGAACTTCGCTGGTTAGGCAAAGGGCAAACTCTTCGCGTGCATGGCCTGGAGATCAAGGACCCACTCACGTACACCGGAACGACGGGTGTCGGATTTGAGCCTGCGGACCCGTCGCAGATCGACCCAGTACTCGCCGCAACGCCAGCAACCTCGGCAATCGACCTTCCATATTGGCCCTGGTTTGCGGCGCTCAACTCAGAACAGCGATGCCTCTACCTAAAGTGGCTGGCCTCCGACCGGCGCTCGCTGCCTCCGACCGACGGTTACCTTTTCCTTTACTACTACGGTCTCGAACGACGAGTTCTGGTCGACGGGGAGGATAAGGCCCTGGTCTTTGCCGAGGTGTATCGTCTCCGAAAGATGCATGCGGCTCAATCGCCGCGAAGACCGCGCAACAGCTTTCAGAACTACAGCACAGCCTTCCTGTGGTACATGATCGCCAAGTACAGCAATTCGGTCGGTTTTGAGGCAGTGTCCAAGATTGTCAATTCGACGGCTGTTTGGACCGAGGATGCACTCGAGACGGCGTTGGCTTGGTTTGCACTTCGGGCAGCGCCGTTGCCGTCGTGGATGGCTTATGTCGTGGCCGCGGAATCCGGGCTTTCCCAGCATAGCGTGGTCATTAAGCGGGCCGAAACCCAATTCAACGAGCTCTTCACCAAGAGATTTGAGACCGAGTTTGGTGACCGTCTGATTCTCAAGGCTTCCAAACGAGACAAGTCCATCACGTATAGGCCCGCCAGCGCCGCTCTCACCCCGTCGACGGTACGGTTGCCCGGAGTACTAACGGCCAATGCTCAGATTCGACGGCTATCCGCGATCTGGAACGAGTGTGTCGAGGAGCTGCGCCGCTTCAGTTCAGTGGTTCGCAATGCGCAAGATCAAGATGCACTAACTCCCGCCGCCTGGGAGGCCCTGCCGCCCGACTTACGAAAGGCGACCGAGCATCCCTTGGCGCAATCCATGTTCGCGTTGGTCGCGAAGCAGACGGACGAAAGCGGACAAGTATTTCTGAAAGTCAGCGACCTTGCTGCGCTCGCCGATTTAGGATCGCGACAACGGCTGACCCCGACTCAAAGTCGCAGTCTCGCGTCAATGGCGGAATACGCGGGGTTTGGAATCGAGCCCGACGCGCGCCTGACGGGGAGGGGCTATTACTGGGAAGAGCCGCTGGCGGTGTTCCCGCAGGCTTATTCGGGGGAGCCCGATCACAGCCGCTATGGCGCTGCGGCCTGCATGCTGAGGTTGGGCGTGGAGATCGCCGAGGCGGATGGAAAAATCAACGACGGAGAGCTTCATCGCGTAATGGAACAAATTGAGGCCGGATTTGAGTTGAACGATCACGAGCGACGGCGCCTCGAGGCCCTTCGATCGTTACTCCTCAAGACAGGTTCGGACGTCGCCGGCCTCGGCAAGCGTCTGCAAAAAGTCATGGGTGAGGAGGCCCGTCGCAATGTGGGCCGACTTCTCGTGGCGGTCGCTGGAATCGATGGCGTGATCAGTAAGGGCGAGCTGACCGCCTTGCGCCGCTGTTACCGAGCGCTGGGACTCGGTCCTGACCTTTTGGAAGGGGCCATCGCCGAACTAGCGCCGGAATTGTCGGATGCCCCCGTCGTCGTACAGCGAGGTCGCCGACGTGGGGAGGGTGAGGCGATCCCAGCGCCGCCGCCCAAGGAGGAAGGAGTCCGGCTCGACCGCAACCGCGTGATGCAGATCATGGCCGAGACGCGGGAGGTAAGCATCCTGCTCGCCGAGGCCATGCGCCGAGAAGATGACGAAGGCGAGAAGGAATGCGATCAAGGCGGACGCGCTGCCGTGATTGCAGCTACCCCTCAGTCAGTCAGTGCGCCCGTTGTTGTAGTATCTCCCGCACCGCCGAACCCAGGCGCGGCGGTTCCGACTGGGGATTTGCCAGCGCGATACGCCGCCTTTTTCGAGGTCCTCAGGACAAGACCAAGTTGGAACAAAGCGGAAGCGGGCAAACTCGCGCGCGAGCATGCACACATGCTGGCAGGGGCCCTCGAAGCCATTAATGACTGGGCCTTTGAGAGAGTGGGAGTGCCCATTATTAATGAAGACGGCGATTCAGTTAGAATCGACCAGTCGATTCTTAAGGAGGTGACGGTCCCATGA